The proteins below come from a single Flavobacterium lindanitolerans genomic window:
- a CDS encoding peptidylprolyl isomerase, which translates to MKLKQLFFGVLLSASFTSFAQNNNKEVLFTIDGKPYYTDEFARVYNKNIDLVKDESQKDLNQYLDLFVGYKLKINKANKLGLQNGQAYQAELKSYRNQLSKNYLTDSKVTQELIEEAYQRSQKEIKAAHILFMVDENASPEDTLKAYKKAVEVREKALKGENFGDLAVKYSEDPSAKENKGELGYFSAFRMVYPFESAAYKTQKGHISKIVRTRFGYHIIKVEDIRDNRGELTVAHIMILKPNNQNPEEAEKAKATIQDIYKKLQQGENFESLAKQFSQDKSSASKGGVLNRFGSGQLSSEEFEDAAFALKNPNDYSAPVESNFGWHIIKLIEKHPLKTAQEMQSELDGKIRKDERSRLITNSLTEKLKKKYSIKRNDKLFAAISKTVNDKFYTGDWKLPENMKPFEGNLVTIDKKTISGDEFLKYLVAQQRGENTIRPISKLVEKKYQEYVDAKVNELYNNNLENEFPDFAAVMEEYRDGLLLFDLMEKEIWEKAKTDTIGLQNFYEARKNNYRWGNRVDALILSSTKMDMAKKAQKLLKQGKSAEFIKEKFNQNGKVEVMSNAGIFEENSDALPKGLEKKDGVSGIIKDGEYYFVVKINKHLEAGPKTLEEAKGKVVNDYQQYLEEKWVSDLKQEFKVDVNQPAFEKVKKQIKS; encoded by the coding sequence ATGAAATTAAAACAATTGTTCTTCGGAGTACTGCTTTCCGCAAGTTTTACGAGTTTTGCTCAAAATAACAATAAGGAAGTTTTATTTACAATTGACGGTAAGCCTTATTATACCGACGAATTTGCAAGGGTTTACAATAAAAATATTGATTTGGTAAAAGACGAATCCCAAAAAGATTTAAATCAATATCTGGACTTATTTGTAGGTTATAAGTTGAAAATTAATAAAGCCAATAAGCTGGGACTTCAAAACGGACAGGCCTATCAGGCGGAATTAAAGTCATACAGAAACCAACTTTCAAAAAATTATCTTACGGATTCCAAGGTTACACAGGAATTAATCGAAGAAGCCTACCAAAGGTCACAGAAAGAAATCAAGGCAGCCCACATCTTGTTTATGGTAGATGAGAATGCTTCGCCAGAAGATACTCTTAAAGCTTATAAAAAAGCAGTTGAGGTTAGGGAGAAAGCCTTGAAAGGTGAAAACTTTGGTGACCTGGCTGTTAAATATTCCGAAGATCCTTCAGCGAAAGAAAATAAAGGAGAGTTAGGTTATTTTTCAGCTTTCAGAATGGTATATCCATTTGAATCTGCAGCCTACAAAACTCAAAAAGGGCACATATCAAAAATTGTGAGAACCCGTTTTGGTTACCACATAATAAAAGTGGAAGACATCAGAGATAACCGTGGCGAACTTACGGTTGCCCATATCATGATCTTAAAACCAAACAACCAAAACCCTGAAGAAGCAGAAAAAGCAAAGGCTACAATCCAGGACATCTATAAAAAACTACAGCAGGGCGAAAACTTCGAAAGCCTTGCCAAGCAATTTTCTCAAGACAAATCGTCGGCTTCAAAAGGTGGAGTGCTGAATCGTTTTGGTTCAGGACAATTAAGTTCTGAAGAATTTGAAGACGCAGCATTCGCATTGAAAAACCCGAACGATTATTCAGCTCCGGTAGAAAGTAATTTTGGGTGGCACATCATTAAGCTAATCGAAAAACATCCGCTTAAAACAGCGCAGGAAATGCAGTCAGAGCTGGATGGTAAAATCAGAAAAGACGAGCGTTCACGACTGATTACAAATTCATTGACTGAAAAGCTGAAAAAGAAATACTCAATAAAAAGAAATGACAAGCTGTTTGCTGCAATTTCAAAAACGGTAAATGATAAATTCTATACCGGTGACTGGAAACTTCCGGAAAATATGAAGCCTTTTGAAGGAAACCTGGTTACAATAGATAAGAAGACAATATCAGGAGATGAATTTCTTAAATATTTGGTCGCACAACAAAGAGGTGAAAATACAATCAGACCAATCAGTAAACTGGTAGAGAAAAAATACCAGGAGTATGTAGATGCGAAAGTCAATGAGTTGTACAATAACAATCTTGAAAATGAATTCCCTGATTTTGCTGCTGTGATGGAAGAATACCGTGACGGACTGTTGCTTTTTGACCTGATGGAAAAAGAAATCTGGGAAAAGGCAAAAACGGATACGATTGGATTGCAGAATTTTTATGAAGCCAGAAAAAATAATTACCGTTGGGGGAATAGGGTAGATGCACTGATTCTTTCTTCAACAAAAATGGATATGGCTAAAAAAGCACAAAAATTGTTGAAACAAGGAAAGTCAGCTGAATTTATCAAGGAAAAATTCAACCAGAATGGTAAAGTTGAGGTAATGTCAAATGCCGGAATTTTTGAAGAAAACAGTGATGCTCTGCCAAAGGGACTTGAAAAGAAAGACGGTGTTTCCGGAATTATAAAAGACGGTGAGTATTATTTTGTTGTCAAAATAAACAAGCATCTTGAAGCCGGTCCAAAAACACTGGAAGAGGCAAAAGGAAAAGTTGTGAACGATTACCAACAATATCTTGAAGAAAAATGGGTTAGTGATTTGAAACAGGAATTCAAGGTAGATGTTAACCAGCCTGCTTTTGAAAAGGTGAAAAAGCAGATAAAGTCGTAA